Proteins from a genomic interval of Rhipicephalus microplus isolate Deutch F79 chromosome 6, USDA_Rmic, whole genome shotgun sequence:
- the LOC142766040 gene encoding uncharacterized protein LOC142766040: MPPHSGRLYCNNKGTYSIVLMAVVDSNLKFVAIDGGAYGRQSDGGTFSNSRFGRALGNSLLCLPPPERLPGDTTIAPHVFVGDEAFQLRPDFLRPYPGTRLEDDKRIFNYRLGRTG, encoded by the exons ATGCCACCGCACTCCGGAAGACTTTACTGCAACAACAAG GGGACCTACTCCATTGTCTTGATGGCAGTGGTCGACAGCAACCTGAAGTTTGTTGCCATTGATGGGGGTGCCTATGGGCGGCAGAGCGATGGGGGAACATTCAGCAACTCTAGATTCGGCCGAGCTTTGGGAAATAGCCTGCTGTGTCTTCCACCGCCGGAGCGACTACCTGGTGACACCACCATTGCTCCACATGTGTTTGTCGGTGATGAAGCTTTCCAGCTTCGCCCAGACTTTCTACGGCCCTATCCGGGGACTCGACTTGAAGATGACAAACGAATATTCAATTATCGCCTGGGCCGCACGGGATGA
- the LOC119171947 gene encoding putative nuclease HARBI1 isoform X1 codes for MAAFAALAELLSSDESTSSSSSSSSDDEDFEERQALCEAFFRETFSESHRERPKILGFIENVARLYTDEQVSAELPLFIILHEPNFIFLSFPSLQFRQDFRVSRRVAETLIRGFEGSRHYPCSDRGGSPSKTAEEHILVFLWFAANKACLRDVAGRFGMATATAFRVVERTLEYFLDIAEEVISFPGDLDQLSADFEQVSGVPNTIGCIDGSYISIRCPAKKVRSTYVNRHSYPSLTLQALCDHKKKFLDVTTGHPSKIHDSRIFRTSRLSSKLPHVCCSGKYHVLGDAAYPLRDYLITPFRNYGHLDARQRAFNYHFSATRVKIENAFGDLKARFRQLLHLDFLFVDKMNKFIIACCVLHNMCINCGDVDVPPYIDDEHAPWEWEAQPDDVPPNNGPLASTEDALRRQGEEKRERLMQAMRI; via the exons ATGGCTGCGTTCGCTGCCTTGGCGGAACTTCTGTCTAGCGACGAAAGCACTTCAAGCAGCAGCTCGTCCAGCTCAGACGACGAAGACTTCGAGGAAAGACAAGCGCTATGCGAAGCCTTCTTTCGGGAAACTTTTTCGGAGTCCCACCGCGAACGTCCCAAAATTTTGGGGTTCATCGAGAACGTTGCGCGGCTGTACACAGACGAGCAGGTAAGCGCGGAGCTCCCTCTTTTCATAATACTACATGAACCTAATTTCATCTTTTTATCATTTCCTTCTCTGCAGTTCCGTCAAGACTTCAGGGTGTCGAGGCGTGTCGCGGAAACGTTGATCCGTGGTTTTGAAGGCTCGCGTCACTACCCATGCAGTGATCGTGGTGGGTCCCCCTCGAAAACCGCGGAAGAGCACATTCTGGTCTTTCTGTG GTTTGCTGCAAACAAGGCGTGCCTGAGGGACGTTGCTGGACGCTTTGGCATGGCAACTGCGACAGCATTTAGAGTCGTGGAGCGCACGCTCGAATATTTCCTTGATATAGCCGAAGAGGTAATATCATTTCCAGGAGATCTTGATCAGCTGTCAGCGGACTTCGAACAA GTGTCAGGAGTGCCCAACACGATCGGTTGCATTGACGGATCCTACATAAGCATCCGCTGCCCtgcaaaaaaagtgcgttcaaCCTATGTGAACAGGCACAGTTATCCGTCACTGACACTGCAAGCTCTGTGTGATCACAAAAAGAAGTTTCTCGATGTGACTACTGGACACCCCAGCAAGATTCACGATTCGAGAATCTTCAggacatcgaggctttcttcaaaGTTGCCGCATGTGTGCTGTTCCGGGAAGTACCACGTTCTCGGGGACGCTGCCTACCCGCTTCGAGATTACCTCATAACCCCATTCAGGAATTATGGTCACCTTGACGCGAGGCAGCGCGCCTTCAATTATCACTTTTCGGCAACGAGAGTGAAGATTGAGAATGCCTTTGGAGACCTCAAGGCCAGGTTCCGCCAGCTGCTGCACCTGGACTTTCTGTTTGTAGACAAAATGAACAAGTTCATTATAGCTTGTTGTGTTTTGCACAATATGTGCATTAATTGTGGTGATGTGGATGTGCCGCCGTACATCGATGATGAACATGCACCGTGGGAATGGGAGGCACAACCGGATGATGTTCCCCCCAACAATGGCCCGCTTGCATCAACTGAAGATGCACTGCGTCGCCAAGGCGAGGAGAAGCGTGAGCGCTTAATGCAAGCGATGCGCATTTGA
- the LOC119171947 gene encoding putative nuclease HARBI1 isoform X2, which produces MAAFAALAELLSSDESTSSSSSSSSDDEDFEERQALCEAFFRETFSESHRERPKILGFIENVARLYTDEQFRQDFRVSRRVAETLIRGFEGSRHYPCSDRGGSPSKTAEEHILVFLWFAANKACLRDVAGRFGMATATAFRVVERTLEYFLDIAEEVISFPGDLDQLSADFEQVSGVPNTIGCIDGSYISIRCPAKKVRSTYVNRHSYPSLTLQALCDHKKKFLDVTTGHPSKIHDSRIFRTSRLSSKLPHVCCSGKYHVLGDAAYPLRDYLITPFRNYGHLDARQRAFNYHFSATRVKIENAFGDLKARFRQLLHLDFLFVDKMNKFIIACCVLHNMCINCGDVDVPPYIDDEHAPWEWEAQPDDVPPNNGPLASTEDALRRQGEEKRERLMQAMRI; this is translated from the exons ATGGCTGCGTTCGCTGCCTTGGCGGAACTTCTGTCTAGCGACGAAAGCACTTCAAGCAGCAGCTCGTCCAGCTCAGACGACGAAGACTTCGAGGAAAGACAAGCGCTATGCGAAGCCTTCTTTCGGGAAACTTTTTCGGAGTCCCACCGCGAACGTCCCAAAATTTTGGGGTTCATCGAGAACGTTGCGCGGCTGTACACAGACGAGCAG TTCCGTCAAGACTTCAGGGTGTCGAGGCGTGTCGCGGAAACGTTGATCCGTGGTTTTGAAGGCTCGCGTCACTACCCATGCAGTGATCGTGGTGGGTCCCCCTCGAAAACCGCGGAAGAGCACATTCTGGTCTTTCTGTG GTTTGCTGCAAACAAGGCGTGCCTGAGGGACGTTGCTGGACGCTTTGGCATGGCAACTGCGACAGCATTTAGAGTCGTGGAGCGCACGCTCGAATATTTCCTTGATATAGCCGAAGAGGTAATATCATTTCCAGGAGATCTTGATCAGCTGTCAGCGGACTTCGAACAA GTGTCAGGAGTGCCCAACACGATCGGTTGCATTGACGGATCCTACATAAGCATCCGCTGCCCtgcaaaaaaagtgcgttcaaCCTATGTGAACAGGCACAGTTATCCGTCACTGACACTGCAAGCTCTGTGTGATCACAAAAAGAAGTTTCTCGATGTGACTACTGGACACCCCAGCAAGATTCACGATTCGAGAATCTTCAggacatcgaggctttcttcaaaGTTGCCGCATGTGTGCTGTTCCGGGAAGTACCACGTTCTCGGGGACGCTGCCTACCCGCTTCGAGATTACCTCATAACCCCATTCAGGAATTATGGTCACCTTGACGCGAGGCAGCGCGCCTTCAATTATCACTTTTCGGCAACGAGAGTGAAGATTGAGAATGCCTTTGGAGACCTCAAGGCCAGGTTCCGCCAGCTGCTGCACCTGGACTTTCTGTTTGTAGACAAAATGAACAAGTTCATTATAGCTTGTTGTGTTTTGCACAATATGTGCATTAATTGTGGTGATGTGGATGTGCCGCCGTACATCGATGATGAACATGCACCGTGGGAATGGGAGGCACAACCGGATGATGTTCCCCCCAACAATGGCCCGCTTGCATCAACTGAAGATGCACTGCGTCGCCAAGGCGAGGAGAAGCGTGAGCGCTTAATGCAAGCGATGCGCATTTGA